The Rufibacter sp. DG15C region CAGGTCAATACCTAGGTGCACAATGGTCTGGGCAATCTCTGCTCTAATACCACTGATGATACACTCGGCACCCATTAAACGAGCGGCGCTCACGGTCTTGATCAAGTGCTGTGCCACCAGTGAATCTACCGTGGGTACGCCAGAAATATCAAGGATGGCAATGCGGCTACCCGTGGCTACAATCTCCTCTAGAAGGGCTTCCATCACTACTTGCGTGCGGGCGCTGTCTAGGGTACCAATGATAGGCAAGGCTAAAATGCCTTCCCACACGCGGATAACCGGCGTAGAGATTTCGCTCATTTCATTGGTTTGGCGCATGATCACCTCTTCGCGGCCCTTGATGTAGGTTTCCATGGCCACTATGCTCAGGCTGTCCATGATTTTGTTCACAGAGATAATCTCCTGGTACAGCGAAGACGGATCAGAGGCGAACTGCTCTACCAAGGCATTGCTCAACACCTCTTTCAGACTCAAGATATAGGCGCTGGTCTCACGCGGTGAGAAACCTTGACGAGCCCTGGAGATAGAAATCTCATTGATGAGGTCCTGCGTGTTTTCATAGCTGGCAGACTCAATGTTGTCTGACTGCGAGCTTGTAAAAGCTTTCAGGAGCGAAGTCAACAATTCATCTGACTGCTGCTGTAACTCAGACACACTCATAAGATCATCTCTTAAGGCAGCGTCTTTTATTTGATTGCCCATCCAGGCTTCCAGTAGTTGTTTTTTCTTGCCTTTTAGAAAGCTAGAAGTTTCTTTGTTCATAGAGATGAATATAAGTGCTAGTGAAGCAATGTCGTTTTTAGCCTCTTTTTCAGAAAACAGCCCGAAAACGGAATGTACAGAGGTTCTGTAAAAGTAAGAAGTTTGAGGAGAATAATGGGGCTTGCGCCCAATGTTTACAATTTGTTTAAACCACGATATGGCCTAGAACGCAAAATTCCCTTCCAGAGGATATGAAAGGGAATTTTAAATCATGCGAATGTAGGCTTGGTTATTCGGTTTTCAAGGCGCGTACCGGGTTGGCTAACGCCGCGCGCAAGGCTTGTACACTCACCGTGGCCAAGGCAATCAACAGCGTCAGTGCGCCGGCGGCTAAAAACACCCAGTAACTGATGTCTATGCGGTAGGTAAAGTCCTGCAACCACTTCTCCATGAAGTAGTAAGATAGCGGCGCGGCAATCACAAAGGCCACCAACACCAACTTGGTAAAGTCTTTAGAGAACAGACCCACAATGCTAGCCGAGGAAGCACCCAGCACTTTGCGCACGCCCACTTCCTTGGTGCGCTGCGTCACCATGAAAGACACCAGCCCATACAAGCCCAAGCAACCAATCAAGATGGCAATGACGGAGAAGATTTTGAACAGGTAGGACTGGCGCGCCTCCTCCTCATAAAACTGCGCGATGGTATCATCCAGAAACTCATAATCAAACACGTCATCTGGGTAGGCGGTGGACCAGACTTTCTGCAAATGCGCCAGTGCGGCCTTGCTGTTTTTAGCCTCAATTTTAGCGTTCACATAAAAGTAAAACTGACTGAATGTGCTCATGGCCACCGGAGAAAGCTCTTCGCGCAGCGAGGTCACGTGAAAGTCTTTGATGACGCCCACAATAGGTCCTTCGGTCTGGCCGCCGTTAATCTGTAGCTTCTTGCCTATGGCGTTCTGCGGATTGGTTTCGCCCACTCTTTTCAGGAACGTTTCATTGACCACAAACTCCTGCATGGTGTCATTCTTCTCATACATGCGGCCCGCTATCAAGGGAATATTAAACGTCTTGAGGTAGTGCTCATCTGCTAGCTTCATGTTCACGTCAAAATTGCGGTTGATGGAGAAGTCATCATAGCGCAGGGACATGTTCATGTCAATGTTAGACGAAGGCGGGGCCAGGGCGAAAGAAGTGGATTTAATAGCCGGGTGCGCCTCTAGCTGCGGACGCAGCGCCATCAAATCCTTGGCTTTGCCAGAAGGCACCAGCATGGTCACAATGGCTTCCTTGTCAAAGCCAAGAGAGGCAGACCTGAAATACTCCATCTGGTTGTGCACAATGATTGTGCAGATAATCAATACCTGGCAGATGGTGAACTGCAACACCACCAACACCTGGCGCAAGGAGAGACCTGCCGTGCGCGCCGTGGCCACTTTGCTCTTTAGCGCCGAGATAGGCTGGAAGCCAGACAAGACCAAGGCAGGGTAGAAGCCTGCAAAAAACGTAACGGCCAGCAACACCAATAGCAGGAACCCAAGCACATCTGGGCTGTTGCCCATGTGGAGCTCTATCTGGATTTCCAGGAGCTCATTTAAGAAGGGGATCAAGAGCTCAGCCAGCACAATGGAGAGAAAGACAGCCAATAAGGTGATAAGGGCTGTCTCTCCCAGAAACTGCGTCATCAATTGGGTTCTGCTAGCGCCCAGCACCTTGCGCATGCCCACTTCTTTGGCCCGGCGCAACGCCTGCGCCGTTGCCAGGTTCACAAAGTTGATAGAGGCCACCAGAATAAGGAACAAGCCAATGAGGCTAAGGCTCCAGAGCGTGGTTTTGCTTACGGTCCTCCCTGTGAAATTGCCATAGCGTTCATCAAAATGGACGGTTGTCAACGGCTGGAAAGTATAGCGTTCGTTTTCACCCGGCTGGCGCGGCCTGTATTTGGCAACCACCTCATTTAACCGGTCTTCGGCTTGTTTAATGGAGGCGCCCTCTGGCATCGCGAAAAACACCTGCTGGTTGCTGTTGGTGCTGTTCCAGGAGTCATTCATGAAGGCGTTGATTTTCTTGGATGACTCATAGTCAATCAACATGGAATAAGGCAAGTCTGTGGTGGCCGGTGCGTCTGGGATGACGCCGGTCACCTTCAAATTAATGAGGTTGTTCATGCGAATGACTTGGCCTACCGCGTTCTGCCCCGGGAAGAATTTTTCTGCAGAGGTTTTAGTAAGCAGTATCGTGTGCAGGTCCTTGATGGCCTCTTTGCCGTTGACCCCAGCCGTCTCAATGTCAAACAGGTCAAAGAACGCTGGCTCTACAAACAGGATCTGCTTGTCTTCCCTAAATTTTTTAACGGCGCCTTTGCCGTCTTTCGGGGTGATGGCAAACGTACCGCCTTCCTCGTTGTACACATGGGTGGCAGGCTTTAGCTCAGGTAACGTGGTTTTGAAGGTGGCCAACATGGGATAGGGCGTCCCCGACGAATGGGTAGGGCCAGTCTGGGCCATCTTGTCCACGTTGATGCGGTAGATGCGTTCTGCCTTGCTGTGGTGGGCATTGAAACTCAGCTCATAACGCACTACCAAAAAGATAAGCAGACTGCAGGTAATACCTAGTGCCAGCCCAATCACATTGAGCATAGTATACCCGAGGTGCCGGTGCAACGTGCGCACCGCCACTAAAAAGTAGTTCTTTAACATGTCTGGTAGGGTTTAGAGAATAGCCAGTTCTTTCACATTCTCAGAGATAATCTGTCCGTCAAACAGGTTCACAATGCGGTGCGCAAAGTCAGCGTCTGAAGGGGAGTGGGTCACCATCACAATGGTAGTGCCCTGCTCATTCAAACCGCTCAAAAGCTGCATCACTTCCTGCCCGTGCGCCGAGTCCAGATTCCCCGTCGGCTCATCCGCCAGTAACAGTTCTGGTTTAGAAATCACGGCGCGGGCAATGGCTACCCGCTGTTGCTGACCACCTGATAGTTGCTGCGGGAAGTGGTTTCTGCGGTGGGCAATCTGCATCTGCTCCAGGGCCTGCTCCACGCGCTGCTTGCGCTCGGCGTTGCCAATCTTTAAGTAAATCAAAGGCAGTTCCACGTTTTCATAGACCGTCAGCTCATCAATCAAATTGAAGCTCTGGAACACAAACCCAATGTGCTTCTTGCGTAGGTTGGCCCGCTGGCGCTCATTGCACTTGGAGATTTCCTGCTCCAGAAAGTAGAACTCGCCACTGCTGGGGTTGTCCAGCAAACCGATGATGTTGAGCAAAGTAGATTTACCACAGCCCGAGGGTCCCATGATGGCCACAAACTCACCTTTGCGCACGTGCAGGTTCACGTTGACCAGTGCCGTAGTTTCCACTTCATCAGTGGTGTATTTTTTCTGAAGGTTTACAGTTCTTAACATAGCTCTATTCTTGATTGCTAATGGTTCTTTGTTACAGCGCGTTTGCACTCGTTTTTCTTTCTTTTTCGTCCCCCTTTGAAGGGGGTAGGGGGATGATTACTCTTGCTAATAATTCACTTCGTTTTTGGTCTATTTTACGGAAAACAGGCCAAAAACGGGTTTACTTCAGTTCCAGTCTATCCGTGTTGTTGTAAGCGTCATATGAGGAAATAACCACTTGCTCGCCGGGCTTCAGGCCATCCAACACCTCATAGTATTCTGGGTTCTGGCGGCCTAACCTAATATCCCGCTTGGTGGCAAACTTACCCGACTCATCCAGCACGTACACCCAGGCCCCACCGGTGCTTTGGTAAAATCCGCCGCGTGACAACAGCACCGCCGGTGCCGGGTCAGAAAGCTGTAGCCGTATCTGTAAAGTCTGGCCACGTCTGATACCTTCGGGCACCTTGCCGATGAACTTCATGTCCACGGGAAATTTACCGTTGGTCACCTCTGAGTACACTAGGGAAATCTCCAGCGGATAGCTCTGGCCGTTGTAGGTGAACTCCCCGCGCTGGCCGGCAAACACGCGGCTCACGTAGTGCTGGTCCAGTTCGGCCTTCACCTTGAAGCCGCTCAGGTCATCTATCTGCCCGATGATTTGCCCCGCCTGCACCGGCGTGCCTAGTTCTACTTGAATGGAGGACAGCTGTCCCGAGATGGGCGCTTTGATGTACAGGTTCTTAAGGTTGTCCTCCATCATCCGCAGGTTTCTACTGGTGCGGGAGATGGTGGTCTCCAGTTGCGCTATCTGCTGGCGGGCGTTGTTCTCCTCAAACTTTTGGCTTTCTTGCTCAATCTGGTACTCGGCTTTGAGGCGCTCGTAGTCTCTCTTGTAGTTGAAGAACTCCTGCTGAGAAACGGCCTTGGCCTCATACAGGGAGATGTTGCGCTGGTACAGGTCCTTGGCGGCGTCTACCTGCGCGGCCAGCGTGGCCAGTCTTCTTCTTAGGTTGAATTTGTTCTGCTGGAGGCTCAGCTTAGAATTCTGCAGGTTGTTGATGAGGTCATTCATGAGCGTTTCCTGGTTCATGAAGTCCAGGACTAGGCGGTTGTTGTTGAGCTTCAGGATTGGGTCGCCTTGTTTCACGGGCTTGCCGCCCTCCAGGTATTTCTCCTCTACGGTCCCGCCCTCTACGGCCGGTATCACAATGGTCTTGATGGGGTGCACCGTGCCGTCAATGGGGATGAATTCCTGAAAGGAACCCTGGCTCACGGTGGCCATGGTAATCTTCTGGCTCTCCACGTTCAGCTTGGAGCTGTTGTCTGCGATGGCCAGGTAGTAGGTCAAGAAAGCTATCACGCCCACGGCCAAGGTGATTAAGGCTATTTTCTTGGGTGTCCAGCGTTTTTTCTCAATGATGCGGTCCATGGTACTTGGGTTGACTAAAATGGGTCACTCTCTTTTATCCAATAGCTGTGCCATTTTTGTAAACCTCTGAAATTCAGCGGTAAACGCAGGTGCGTTTTGTGAGGGTGTGCGCCAGCGGACACTCTCACGTTCACGCCTGAACACATCACCGGTCAATTGAACAGCTAAGAAAACCGTTTTCGGCTTGTTTTCCGGAAATTAGGCCAAAAACGGGAAGAGGGATTTTTGGGTCTTGCCCATTGGGATAAGCTACTCAAATGAAAAGGTAATAAGCGCTATACATTGTCTTTTCTATCACCCTTCCTCTTCAATCACTTTCCCTCTAAAGTCACCTTCCTTTTTGTGTCACCCTCTCCATTGTCATCCTGAAAGGACCTTGTGGGCAAGTTGTAACAGCAGTTGCCAAGAGAAAAGATAGAATCTATCCTTCAAGAGAATTCTGGTTGTTTCATGGCCACGGCCTGTCTAGTTTGCTCACAAGGTCCTTTCAGGATGACAACAAATGTAGTTTCAAGTACTCCCAACCTTGAGCTTGTTGCCATTGTGAGGCTATCGCTAACATTCTAATCCAAAGTTTAAAGCACTTTTCTGCAAGCCAAAATGAAATCTTTTGAAACTTTTAAATGCCTACACTTGTATATACAATAAATGTACATACATTTGTTTATTCTTTCATCAGGACGAAAGCAACAAGAGATTTTTAAAACTACATAAAAACACACGACTATGGCAACTACAAAATGGGCAGTAGACCCAATGCACTCAGAGGTTCAGTTCAAAGTGAAACACCTCATGATTACCACCGTGACCGGTTATTTCCAGAGCTTCAACGTGGAGGCAGAGACGGCAGATGAGACCTTCACCAGCGCCAATAAGGTAACCTTCACCGCCGATGTGAACTCCATCAGCACCAACAACGAGCAACGCGACACGCACTTGAAGTCCGCTGATTTCTTTGACGCCGAAACTCACGGCCAAATCAAATTT contains the following coding sequences:
- a CDS encoding STAS domain-containing protein — encoded protein: MNKETSSFLKGKKKQLLEAWMGNQIKDAALRDDLMSVSELQQQSDELLTSLLKAFTSSQSDNIESASYENTQDLINEISISRARQGFSPRETSAYILSLKEVLSNALVEQFASDPSSLYQEIISVNKIMDSLSIVAMETYIKGREEVIMRQTNEMSEISTPVIRVWEGILALPIIGTLDSARTQVVMEALLEEIVATGSRIAILDISGVPTVDSLVAQHLIKTVSAARLMGAECIISGIRAEIAQTIVHLGIDLTNIYTKASLASALKMSFSMLNIQVMRGAQGSQVGGNKGFGF
- a CDS encoding FtsX-like permease family protein — translated: MLKNYFLVAVRTLHRHLGYTMLNVIGLALGITCSLLIFLVVRYELSFNAHHSKAERIYRINVDKMAQTGPTHSSGTPYPMLATFKTTLPELKPATHVYNEEGGTFAITPKDGKGAVKKFREDKQILFVEPAFFDLFDIETAGVNGKEAIKDLHTILLTKTSAEKFFPGQNAVGQVIRMNNLINLKVTGVIPDAPATTDLPYSMLIDYESSKKINAFMNDSWNSTNSNQQVFFAMPEGASIKQAEDRLNEVVAKYRPRQPGENERYTFQPLTTVHFDERYGNFTGRTVSKTTLWSLSLIGLFLILVASINFVNLATAQALRRAKEVGMRKVLGASRTQLMTQFLGETALITLLAVFLSIVLAELLIPFLNELLEIQIELHMGNSPDVLGFLLLVLLAVTFFAGFYPALVLSGFQPISALKSKVATARTAGLSLRQVLVVLQFTICQVLIICTIIVHNQMEYFRSASLGFDKEAIVTMLVPSGKAKDLMALRPQLEAHPAIKSTSFALAPPSSNIDMNMSLRYDDFSINRNFDVNMKLADEHYLKTFNIPLIAGRMYEKNDTMQEFVVNETFLKRVGETNPQNAIGKKLQINGGQTEGPIVGVIKDFHVTSLREELSPVAMSTFSQFYFYVNAKIEAKNSKAALAHLQKVWSTAYPDDVFDYEFLDDTIAQFYEEEARQSYLFKIFSVIAILIGCLGLYGLVSFMVTQRTKEVGVRKVLGASSASIVGLFSKDFTKLVLVAFVIAAPLSYYFMEKWLQDFTYRIDISYWVFLAAGALTLLIALATVSVQALRAALANPVRALKTE
- a CDS encoding ABC transporter ATP-binding protein — its product is MLRTVNLQKKYTTDEVETTALVNVNLHVRKGEFVAIMGPSGCGKSTLLNIIGLLDNPSSGEFYFLEQEISKCNERQRANLRKKHIGFVFQSFNLIDELTVYENVELPLIYLKIGNAERKQRVEQALEQMQIAHRRNHFPQQLSGGQQQRVAIARAVISKPELLLADEPTGNLDSAHGQEVMQLLSGLNEQGTTIVMVTHSPSDADFAHRIVNLFDGQIISENVKELAIL
- a CDS encoding efflux RND transporter periplasmic adaptor subunit, with the protein product MDRIIEKKRWTPKKIALITLAVGVIAFLTYYLAIADNSSKLNVESQKITMATVSQGSFQEFIPIDGTVHPIKTIVIPAVEGGTVEEKYLEGGKPVKQGDPILKLNNNRLVLDFMNQETLMNDLINNLQNSKLSLQQNKFNLRRRLATLAAQVDAAKDLYQRNISLYEAKAVSQQEFFNYKRDYERLKAEYQIEQESQKFEENNARQQIAQLETTISRTSRNLRMMEDNLKNLYIKAPISGQLSSIQVELGTPVQAGQIIGQIDDLSGFKVKAELDQHYVSRVFAGQRGEFTYNGQSYPLEISLVYSEVTNGKFPVDMKFIGKVPEGIRRGQTLQIRLQLSDPAPAVLLSRGGFYQSTGGAWVYVLDESGKFATKRDIRLGRQNPEYYEVLDGLKPGEQVVISSYDAYNNTDRLELK